The following proteins are encoded in a genomic region of Brachypodium distachyon strain Bd21 chromosome 1, Brachypodium_distachyon_v3.0, whole genome shotgun sequence:
- the LOC100828261 gene encoding protein TIFY 11c — MGAEQQAASAKAGGSRFAATCGLLRQFMKEQGAAAAASPAVTIDFMPAAADGFGAAPQERRTMELFPQQAGTLKDSQDLRMWPEKAQLTIFYGGRTMVFDDFPAEKAKELLQLAGSFEASDAGSEPVNYHNSQAEPFLSEMPMARKASLQRFLEKRKSRLAAADPYYPGPYFAPKENGIGGKPVEAADHGAPWLAVSSPVLHLN, encoded by the exons ATGGGAGCTGAGCAGCAGGCGGCTTCAGCTaaggccggcggcagcaggtTCGCCGCGACGTGCGGCCTGCTGCGGCAGTTCATGAAGGAGCAaggcgctgctgccgccgcctcgccggccgTGACCATAGACTTcatgccggccgccgctgatGGTTTCGGGGCGGCGCCCCAGGAGAGGAGGACCATGGAGCTCTTCCCCCAGCAGGCCGGCACACTCAAGGACTCGCAGGACCTAAG GATGTGGCCTGAGAAGGCGCAGCTGACCATCTTCTACGGCGGGAGGACGATGGTGTTCGACGATTTCCCCGCCGAGAAGGCCAAGGAACTGCTGCAGCTCGCCGGCTCCTTCGAAGCCTCCGACGCCGGCTCCGAGCCCGTCAATTACCATAACTCGCAGGCGGAGCCTTTCTTGTCAG agaTGCCGATGGCGAGGAAGGCGTCGCTGCAGAGGTTcctggagaagaggaagagcagGCTCGCCGCGGCTGACCCGTACTACCCGGGGCCTTATTTTGCGCCAAAGGAGAACGGGATTGGTGGCAAGCCAGTGGAAGCAGCTGATCATGGCGCGCCGTGGCTCGCTGTCAGCAGCCCCGTGCTCCACCTCAACTGA